In Cottoperca gobio chromosome 19, fCotGob3.1, whole genome shotgun sequence, the genomic window TTGACCTAGGATCCTAAAAGGGTTCAAACACATAGAACATATATTCATTAACATCGCTTTTGCTACATGCTTTGAACGTGGCTGGTTTATAAATGTCATGTGATAAACTCCCTCATATTCTGTCTGAGTAGTTCTGTAACCAagagctgctgctctgcatcTTCGTTTGTGGGAATCTGCTGTTTTAGGGTCGAAAGCAAGAACCCTTGGCACTATCAAAACTGCAGTTTCAACAATTACGTGCATGCATAGTTCTGTAGCCGCGTGGATCTAATCAGCAGTTTCTCGCAACAATACGAAGGTTTTTAGTGACTTTCAGCAAAAACCAAAGTGTAGGATGCGTAGGGGGATTTGTGACAGGAAGTTCAGGGTTTCATGGGAAACATAGACTTTATTTTAGGTAATGCATAGAGAACATACTCAAACAGTAGCCCCTTTAATACTCTGTGCAGATGTTCCCTCAACAGCTTCATCCGTTCCCCGGTGAAGTGATGTCGTCTGACACCGTGGAAATGTACCTGCTTTTGCTTTCcatttcccacacacacacacacacacacacacacacacacacacacacacacacacacacacacacacattcaggcgtaaacaaacacacacaagctgttCTTCCCACACATAATAAATCATGATCAGCCACACACAGCCCAGCAGACAGCAGGTGTTTCTTTCCCGACTGCCATTCTGGTAAAACACAGTATTTAACTCCCTCACATAACAATGTTTTCTTCCTGCTCTCTTAATTCTTCTGCCGAAATCGGCTTTACTTGGAAGTGAATTACATTTCCAGGGACGTTCAGCAGAACAGGACTTGTTCATAAGTAGAGAGGATGCGATGGGAACCGTCCTCTCCTCCAGATTCAGATTCTATTCTGTTGTTAATGAACAGCTTGTTCCACTCAACAGATTAATGTCAATTTCATTTTCTTCctctgaaaagaaaatgaagccCCATTCTGTGTAAGCCTGACGTGACACACTAATGGTTTCTTAACCGCAGCTTTTCACAGAAACCGATGGAATATATGTCATGTTTACTTCCAGCCCACAAGAAGATTCCACCTTCTGATTCTCCACATTGTTTGATCCTTCTGGACTCCTCTGTCTCGCGTTAACGTGCCTCGTCGATATCTACGTCTACTATAAAACAGTGAGAGATGTTTTCATGCACCGCactcaaaacacaacatgacttGCAgctgcaatgcattctggtctAGACATAATGCAGAATTGCAGCTACAGGATCTTCTTCCTCTCAACTCTAAAGAGCTTTTTaccgtctttcagctcattgttttggttcatcAGCGTCGTTTCCAGGTGCAGGAAGTTCGCAATGTTGCTCCATACCGTCGGTTTATAAGCGTCGGACATTGTTGTGGGTTTAGAACAGAAACTTAAAGTTGTTATAAAGTTTGTACAGTAAACAGAGGACAGAGACGGGCAACAACAAGCGTATCAGTGTTTCTGTAGTCGAGTgcaggtgtgttgttgtttcagtgATTACTTGCAGTGTTCGACTTCCAGCCATAACACCAGctcagcagaacacacacacacacacacacacacagacacacacacacacacacaacaataaacCTGCTCAACAGACATGAATCACTCTGGCACCGGCAAAAACATGCTAACCACTGACTCAGACGTTACATACGAGCACATGGAACATTTCTCACGCACGAACACGAGACGACCCCGCGTGCACACGTTCCCGTCACCTGCGTGTGCAGCTGGTTGTTGGCCACCAGGGGCAGAAACAAGCTGCAAAGCTAACAATGACATCGTCTTTTAAGTGGAAacagttgcatatttacatatcAAGCAGTTCAGGAGCAACATTTATTCATTGGAAGTTGAAGTTGAGCTGCTTTGTTCAGATGTGTCttgagaagcagagagaacaTTGTTCCAAAATAACGTCCCAGGCTTCAAAGCATTCTCACCACGAGCGACTCcattcacattattatattgttgttgtcattgttgttgCAAAAATATTGTCGTGTCATCATCAAAGCAGCACCCACAGTTTCCTGGTGCTACGTGCACGACCAGTGTAACTTCTCCAGATTGTAAATCACACGTCAGGCTGTAAAACCACAgatttaatattctgatgtGCAGATGATCATCTGGAACAGAGtgtgtctttccctctctgttgtAAAGCAATTAGACACATGGAAGTAGAGGAGAGTGTGAGATGGGGGGGGGACTCTGACagaaggaacaaaaacaaacctaGCAAACAGAGACCCACCTGACCCGCTCGCACGTGCTTGATTGCTGTTTCTGTACTTCCGCTTTTACCTGGTCGTACATCTGGACCGTTTCCCTGCATGGAATGCATTTTCTATAGAAATTAATGATTGGCTCGTACACAAACAAACCCAAACATGGAAGCTTCCGTGGAAtatgtcagtcacacacacacacacacacacacatacacaacatcaGCAGCACGTGGTTAAGTCTATTCTAAACGTTACGCTGACTCCGAGCCCCTTCTGTGCTGCTGAGGACATCTTGTACTTTATATCTGCAAACACAATACGAACTGTACTGTGCAGATCATTTCCTTAGTATGCTCAATAAATACAgagctgtgtgtttctcttaAGGAGAAGTTCTCTCTGCGTCAGGATTCCCAACACACTCTGACGCATCCACAGATCCAACAGATGGGGATACTCCAAACGAGTTTTCGGATTATTCGGACACCGCATGAATGCACCACGAATGGCTCTCACAATGTTCCCAAGTGAAACACAAATCTCTCTGCATCTGTTGGAGCTGCGTACACAATAACATCCTCTGGTTGTTGGTGTTGCACAATGATATCAGTGAAAACAACATATTTCTGCAACTCTAAAAGAAGAGGCAGTGAAAGAGgggattcccccccccccccacacacccttTTGAAAGGAACAGCACGACACATTGTTTTGCCTCCAGGTGAAATGACACGTACAGAAGAAGTATGCCTGCAGGTGTGTCTGACTGCGGAGCccaaacacacatcatttaGTTTTACTGAGCTGGTGTTTTGGGTGGaagtgagtcagtgtgtgtgtgtgtgtgtgtgtgtgtgtgtgtgtgtgtgtgtgtgtgtgtgtgtgatgactgacCACTTTTTAATGATATACCAACACAAAGTCACACGTGACCGTACACACAAGATAATATTTGATTTTTAAGATCTGCACGTGGCAGCTGAAGTTATACGTTAGCGTGAACGTGTTCAGTGTCTTGTTATGATGCTTTCAGTTTGTAAAAACGTGACGTGATGCTTTCAGTTTGTAAAAACGTGACGTGATGCTTTCAGTTTGTAAAAACGTGACGTGATGCTTTGCATGTCGTCGGCTGCAGAGGACTCTCAGCATGGAGCTCCTGTTTGAGTGGAGAGACTGGAGACTCCTACAGACACCAGAAGTTTCTTTATCTGCTCGTTATCTGAGCCAAACTCAATAAAGTGGGAAGCTGAGAGGAACTTGGCGAAAGACTAAATTCCGGTCGACTGCCAAGCACATTATCTTTCATCCAATTATGTTTCGTAAACATTAGTTTTGGACTGAAATGTGGaggaatgaaataaataaagtatctcaGCAGATATATTTCAGTGTTTGCTCTGTATGCTAACTTtgttgtgtgtggatgtgtacATGGAGCTCATTCTGCCTGTAACGTCTGTAACACACCACGTTGTTGCTCACaatgtgaaaatacaaaaataaactctgtgcaCTGTCGACCTGCTCAGAAACCATTCAGAGCGCCTCTCTGCCCTTTGctaatgcatgctgggataatCTCCAGCCGCTCATTCAACAACACAACTCTAACATTACACGAGAGCTCAACAGACCTCAGCTGTGTGAATACCCAGACGCTTGGTCTGTTTTCAACGTGCAGCCTtcaacacgtggttaacgttgtgaattcaCTCAGCACTACTTGCGTTACGTACGTCACCTTACATCGAGTCTTGTGGTTTCTACTTTGTGAAAGTCCTGCGTGTGTTCGACCATCAGGCTCGACTTCCTCGCTCTTTATACTGCGTCACCGGACTTCCTCCTTTCATCGTGTCATAATTACTGCGGCCACTAGAGGCAGCCCTGCGCGTGCAAAGCAGATGAAAGAGTCATCGTTTGTCGTGTAGGGCCACTTACCGAGCTGCGAGTTATGAGTGAGAACGTGCAGAACGTGCAGGTTGAGGGTTTTGtgccaaagaaagaaaagatgagcGCTGAACCTCAGGACTGAGATGTTTTGTGAAGCTTCACAGAAATCTTGGTTCACAAGATTCACAATTTCTCCTCTGggtttcctcccacagtccGAGGTCCAACACGCCTTCCATCCAACATGCAAGGTGTTCTGGGCATAAAGAGGCAGATGCTTCTCGTGTCTTTCTCTACGTCAATCCTGATGTGACAAAATGCACGGAGGACAAGCTGCAGGGTCACGTTCACATGGAGCTTCTTTGCGTGCTCCAAACTGACACGATCAGCAGCGAGAGGAACTTACAAAGAGGCCGTTCATCATGTTCAGTTAAACTGTCCCATGAATGTCCACGCAGGAGATTGGACCCgaaacaacaacacagggaCAGAAAGACACATTACAGACGACAGATCTCAGCGCTGTAAGTACAAAGAACAAAGTAACCGAGTCCATGGATGTTTGCTTTTCACTcaaaatttatttttaaaccacaaatgagtaaaataattacaaagaGTTTATTGTGTTGTGAAAGTGCCtcgtaaaaataaaattaatgacAGATCTGATTGAAAGATCTGGACCGCTGCGTACAACAGGTGGCTCTTCATTGAGGTACTATTACGTTCTTACAATATGCAAATTGCgagtttaataataataaaatatgttgtttaaaCATCTTTGTTGAGTTTTGGTtcttatattcattttaaaatcttttcttcctttattatttattcatataaacatgttcagcacgtgtgtgtgtgtgtgtgtgatactatTTATTTCTCACCAGTGTATCATTTAAGATGCAGAGATGGAAgtgaaacagaggaaacacgtttaaaaaagaaagaaagcaccATTTCTGTTCTTTACAAAACAAGAGACATCTGTGTACAGACGATGAAGCACTCACTCACATCGAGtacagttagtgtgtgtgtgtgtgtgtgagtccaggTCACTTCCTCACAGTATGTTTATGTATTGCACACACTCTCCATGTGCCTGGAGACTATGTGAGTGTGTAGCAGAGTGTCGTGTGTCACTGACTCATTAAAGCAACACAGTACCGTCAGCTCCTCATCAGCCTTGTGgctcaaaaataaaaactttgatTTTAAAGAGAATTGTCGACAATAAAACCCCAAAAAGCTCAAAGTCTGCGACCACAGTGAGTTCAAACGGCTCTACTTTGTCTCCAACAccaactaaatgttttgttgtcacAGCTTCTTCAGTGGAATTGGTGTAAATGTGGTGTGGTtcacgtcacacacacagtgtcagaGTGCCCCCTTGTGGTCAAACACGTGCATGTCCTCTCCCAACAACAGAGTGTCTGCTTGGTGTGAATCctccaacatgtgtgtgttactgttcaTTTGGATGATCTTTAGTATTTTACCCTGCGAGACAGCGTTTCCTCCGAGCCTCCAGGATGTTGTCGCAGTGACCCCCAAGTCTTCCAGGAAGACGGAGGGGGTCACTGCCTCTTGCTGTCCAGGATGGCCCTCCAGTCGTCCGACCAAGACAGGAGTCGTGTCTGGGAGGGGCTGACGGACAGATGCTTGTTGTGGCAGGCGGTGAACAGGATGTGCTCCCACGTTGGTTTGGGCTCGACGCCTGAACAGGAGACATGTTGGGTACAAACATTACGTAACTGACAGCCACACGTTTCGCTACAAACCTCCGCCGATCCTGCCTGAGTGTGCACGTGCTGTGGCAGCTGACTGATGGTGTAAATCATGCACTGAAGAGCGTGTCTGCAAACAATCACAACACTCACATGCCATGACACGAGCAGGATAATGCTGAGTCATGTTGCATCGTATAAAAGATATacattgatttgcatttaatgctgtgaaataagtatttgatcctCTGAAAACCAACAAGAGTTCTGGCTCCGACAGATCGGTTAGATGAGTCCTCTCGCTTTAAGAAAGCACCTGTAGAAAGACACCTGTCCACAGAATCCATCACTCCACCATGGGCCAGACCAAAGAGCTGTCTGAGGACATCAGGGACCAGACTGTGGACCTGCACACGGCTGGATGAGCTACAAGACCTTCAGCAAGCAGCTGGTGAGAAGGAGACAACTGTTGCTGCGATTATtcgaaaatggaagaaacacaacatgaccaTCAATCACCCTTGGTCTGGGGCGCCACGCAAGATCTCGCCTCGTGGGGTATCCATGATCATGAGAAAGGTGAGGGATCAGCCAAGAACTACACGGGAGGAACTTGTCAATGATCTCAAGGCAGCTGGGACCAAAGTCACCAAGAAAACTGCTGGTAACACACTACGCCGTAATGCGTTAAAATCCTGCAGCGCCCGCCAGGCCCCCTGCTCCAGAAGGCTCATGTAGAGGCCTGTCTGAAGCTTCCAATGAACATCTGAATGATGCAGAGAAGGCTTGGGAGAAGGGGATGTGGTCAGATGAGACTAACATTGAGATCTTTGGCATCAACTCGACACGCCGTgtttggaggaagagaaatgttGACTATACCCCCAAGAACACCTTCTCACTGTCAAGCATGGAGATGTTTCTCTGCTCAGGGGACAGGACGACTTCACCACATCGAGGGGGGGATGGACCATGTACCGTAACATCTTGGCCGATAACCTCCTTCCCTCAGCCAGGACACTGAAACTGGGTCGTGGACGGATCTTCCAGCACgacaatgacccaaaacatACGGCCAAGGCAACAAAGGAGTGgctaaagaagaagcacattaaGGTGATGGAGTGGCCTCGCCAGTCTCTGGACCTTAATCCCAGAGACAATCTGTGGAGGGAGCTGAAGCTTCTATTTGCCAAACATCAGCCTCCAAACCTGAAGGATGTGACGAAGATCTGCAGAGAGGAGCGGACCCAAGTCCTTCCTGAGATGCAAACCTGGTGACCCACTACAAGAAACATGAGCTCTGTGCCGGCCAACAAGGGTTCCTCCACCAAGTCATGTTTTCAGAGGATCAAacacttatttcacaccattaaaCGCAAATCAATGTATATCTTTTAtacgatgcacacacacacacacacacacacacacacacacacacacacacacacacacacacacacacacacacacacacacacacacacacacacacacacacacacacacacacacacacacaccgtcctcaCCTAGAATGTCAGGCTTGTCGTCGATGAGGATGTCGCCGGTGATTACCGTCTTGTCTCTGGTCAGGATGACCTGCTCCAGAAAGTCATGGCCCAAATTCTTCTCTACCCAGGCGTACTAAACCAACACACAGAACACGAGACGTCATTAGAAAAAGGGAAACGCTGATGTCACTTCCAAAAGGAACAGAATAGATGTAGTCGATTGGTCGAGGGCTTACCTTCTCGTACGGgcagtgtgtgtaatgttttataGGGCTGGTGCAAATAAAGACATCTGTGCTGCAGAGAGAAGGAACCAACAGGAACACAGTGGAAACATTTAACATGTGCTTTTATATTCCACCTGACACACTGGCTCTTATTTTAGGACAGACAGGGGACCTTGGAAGAATCGTGAAACATGTGAGAACCCTGATCTATGCACAGCCAATAGCGGCGGAGGAAATGTGCATATGGAAGCTATTTGTCGACATTATTCCAATGTGTCGTGTGCTTCTGAGAACGCTCACAGCCTCCTGCATGTTGACTACACTTAGAAGAATCAAAGTCAAGTCCGGATCAAAGGATGCTTCAGCACCAAAGCAACATAGCTGCGAACTCGTCTGGACTGAAGCTCCTCTTATCCTACATGTACCATCTTTAATCTGTCCAGAACAGCCAACGCtcctcaatataatctgaaACAGCAACGCGACAGAACACCGAACCTCTCCATCAATACGTCCTCCTCGGCGTCTGCCGTCGCAGCAGTGTCTCATCGTGTGTATAAACATAGTGCTGCACGTGTAACGTCTTCGCtgcttcaacaacaacaaatatggattgaaggcATATTAAGATTTGGTTAAAGAAAAGCATGTTGTGAATGTTTGGAGTGTGAAACAATCAGCATAACACGAAGACGTTAGTGTTTCCTAATCTGTATCTGCTGTAAGCTCAATGAACAGAGAAGCAGCATCCGATTGTTGATTTAGAAACCTTATGGATGAAGCTGTAACTATTCCTCCAGCCGTATAGAAACATACATATCTGCACCTTCACAAAGAAACAAGTGTCTTAAACCTGCTTATTAtgaacacactgcacacacacaccctgcctaTCTATAGCACATGTTACTACATCATGTATTTGATGAGCCAACAGTCAGAACATACTTATCCATCTTGGCCATCTCCTTGAGCGCCTCCACTCCTCCTGGCAGCGGCTCCAGTTCTATGAAGAAGTCCTTGGACTCCCAGATACTGATGGCTTTTTCCTGGAGTGAACGAAACATAAACACGGCTTAGTGCGTCGATAAGATGCCGCGTGTATCCACGGGAGGGAGCAGTGCGTGTGCTCTGAAGCGGTCATGTTCAAAGGTTCAATAAGACGGTACCGTGCAGCGAAGCAGGAAGTGAGACAAACATGTCTGTCGTCTATTCTTTAATGCTCTTGTTCAACAAACCCGAGACCTAGTTTACGACTTTGCATTATATAACACAACTTATATCTTAAATATTTGCATTGCTTAGttagacaataaagacaatacaAAGGTCACGTTAAGTTAGTGTGTTGCATAGTTTTGCAGTAGATCCACGCCTCACGGGCTTGTGCAAAATGAGTAAACATTGATTTACAGATATATtagtgtaaaatataaaatacaatctgTTGTTGAGTCACTGCTTTAGTATTCTATCTCATCGCTACACCACATCTTTGAGTTGCACAGAAAGCTTTAATATTAACGTGATGTTCCCACTCTTGACTGTGAAAATAAGCTTAACTTTAGTGAGTAAGGCATGATGACAAATCAGCATCAGGGTTAAAACGAAGGAAGAAACAACAAATTATGTTATGTAATGACAtgcataaacaaaacataacatgGTTTGTGTAAATGCATACATGGGACAGCATATGTGTGGTTAATATAGAGTGATTCATTCTGCCTCAGTCTGCAAATGACATATATTCTTCATTAAATTCtcttaaatgtaagtatttcaGTGGGGACCCAGCTCCATGGCCTCAGTGTCAGACTGTGACAACATTAATATGACACAtgtatgcactcacacacaggtcGCTCCTCAGCTGTCCGTACTGCGTGGACACCCAGAACCCTCTTCTGTCCTCCAGGGTGATGTAGGGATCTTCCGGGTACCGGGCCCGGTACTTCTTCAGGAACCCCCCCTCGAAGTCCGCCAGGACCCCGTCCATGTCAACCAGAACCCGCAGTCTCTTACCCGAGGGAGAGGAGGACGACATGTTTACGCAAATCCTCTTAAACGGATGACGGAGGAAAGTTTTCCGTGTTCCGAGCAGGCGTGAAGTGAACAGTAACAACATTGTTGACTCTTGGCTGCTGCGCTAACTGCCACTAACGGTAACTTCTGCCAAACACGGTGGAAATAGTGGATCAATCCGCGTGGGAGTCGAAAAGTTTACTAAATACGGCGGCCTAGCATAGGTTGTGttgttatttgtctttactggacattttgtttcacttccAGCTTAACTTTTAACATTCTGTGCGTCCTTGTTAGCTGCAGTTGAGCTAACGGTCGTTAGTTTATTTTAGCTAGCTGACGGCTAGCCGCACAGCAGCGGGCAGGTTACATGTGACATGCCTTTGGTCACAGTGTAATGGGAGCTGTGTGTCAAGTGTGAATTAACTGCCCGGCAACGACTCATAGGCTTCTTCTCTCAAACCAACAGCATCTGTTAACATTTGGCTTTTGGTGCAACCTGAGCAGAAAACGAGAAGTACACAACTCGTACTGCGGCACCAGGGAGAAAAGATCGGAGAACAATCTGTACGAGAAGAATGCGCGCATCAAAGATATGTGAGAGAAGCGAGATGACTCACTCCTCTGTTGTTTCGTGTCGGAGACATGGATACGCACAGTCGCACTTATACATGATTGCAAATttgaaacaaaagagaaaaccttttgtcactattattattattattattattattattattattattattattattattattattattattattataataggtGGAGGCTATTTCTTCCTAGATGTGACAAATAAAAGCCACTTCCTGGTGGAAAAAGTGATATTCTGCAAAAAGTTCTTTGAGAGAAATTCTTTCTCCTACATTTTTGGGGTTTtagctgtgtttttcttttcttttttcattttaaggGATTGTAAATCAGTTTAAGACATTTGTCTCAATTATAGCACAATTGAATACACCACATTACAGTAACACTAGATATATGGTGGCACACCACTGAAACAAAGAATATCAGTATATATTGAGTAAGAAGTAAGTATTTTTACAAGTTTATTAAGATGATGAACCTAATAAACTTCCATATTGAAAGAGTGAATATATAATGATGGTCTGAAGCCACTAATGAATACTTAATTTAAAAGTATTTCTCATGATTACCTATAAAATAAAGGAACTTCAAAACTGCAAGGGCTGGGAGTTATACTCCTCTAAAGAGCAAGGTCCTGGGTTTGAACCCTGAATATTATAAGCAATTTAtagaatggatggatggagatcGAGATTGAAATGAACCTGGTTCCTATGTTCTCAGAATTGAGGACTTGATGTAATTAATCTGCAAAAATTACAGTGACAGACAAGATCATTTAcgaaagttttatttttttgaaggAATACAAAAAAGGTTTGTGTCCAGTCAATAATCTGTGTATGATTTAATGTCAGCTGGACAGGAGCTCTTACATCTTATAACATCTTTGTTAAAAACCCAAATTGTACGTCAGTtcctgtatttgtattttttcttaaaGGGAGTACTGCTGCAGTCTGAAAGAGGCAAATTAAGTCCCTTAACCCATGAGACAAGCACAATAAGTTACacatacttaaaaaaacaaactaatatcGAAATTGTGACAGTTATGATACTATAATACTTTCAGACTATAATACTTTCAGTAAATCGTGTGCCTGGCCCTTTAAGGATCCAACGGTAGGTTCGTAAATCCCGTTGCAGTCTGTTCTGTTTTCATGTTATCGCGATAGCTTCACCTCAGTGGCGGCTGTGTGGCCCCCTGTCTTAGTCCGGACGGAGTTGTTTCTGACGTTTGAATGAAAAACAGTGCAAATTACCTCCACTTTGGACCCAGAAAATAATGGCTTCAGCCTTGGAGCAGTTTGTGAACAATGTGCGGCAGCTCTCCGCTCAAGGTAGGTTTGCTAAACTCATTCGAGTGGGAAgtattagctagctagctagcatatGCTATCCAATGCCTTGCCGATAGCTAGGCAGCCAAACTGGTCTGAGCCCTCTTTTTGCTTTATCATGTAAACACACTGCAAAAATGACTTTATCTGACTGCGAGAGTTCCGTAAAGTATCACCAGAAGATGCGCTAGTACATAGGGACGCATAGGTTAACTGCGTATAGGTGGTTcatcaaagaaaatgtcaaaatcatactttttgtttttgatctaGAAAATAATTTCTGAGCACTGCCTACCGGTAGTCCCGCCCTGACCCCACGTGATTGGCTGGCTAACGGAGTTAGCGAATACTATTGGTTCAAAGCCATCTGTCAATCGCACTTGTATTACCTCTGTTGCAAGGCCTTCACAGGACACTTGACCGACctatttttaatgaaatattcagCCACAACACGATGATTGTACATGTTTGcgtgtatgtttgtgttctaTATTTGTAAAGAACAGCCTATGGATAGCCGTAGACAACAACATTGCAATTTTATCATAAATGCgaccattaaaacaatgaagacAATTACTTCGGGGAAAAGTATTGCCTCTTCACCTTTTGtggattttattaatttaacctCAGCATTTACACCGACTGACAGGGAAGGACGTTATAATACCATTTCTAGGTTGCAGTGCAGTTACATCTTTGTGCGTGTGTCCCTCTTGGGAGCCACATAATGTTATAAGACACGTGAAAGTTCAAATGTAATTCAATTAAATTCCAGTATAACAATCTCCCGGTAATTTAATTACATAACACGGTCATTTCTAAAATTTGATCTGGATCTATCATTGTGatgtaaactgtgtttgatATAAGATATGCGTCTTTGCAAAGACCACATCGTTtaatttctctctgttctcctgcCCTCTCACCTCCAGGCCAGATGACTCAGCTGTGCGAGTTGATCAACAAGAGTGGGGAGCTGCTGGCCAAAAACCTGTCCCACCTGGACACAGTGCTGGGAGCCCTGGACATCCAGGAGCACTCCCTAGGTGTGCTGGCTGTGCTGTAAGTAGCCTGATCCATCCTAAATCTTTCCAGGGTTGCCAGTGTTAAGaactcttcctctgtgtcttgtgaagtctgctgctgtttttttgttgtcttgtttttgttttgagttcTGACGAGTCCACTTTGCTCCTACCTTCATCATGCTCCTTGTTTCTGCTCCATTTTTTTCCTGAACTGGGTCAAGagattttgttattgttgtgtctGTTGAAGGTCATATGAAGTAATCTCCATCACATCTACACTATTCATCAAAAAGCAGTACAATGAGAAGAGAATGGTGAACACAACTTTCAGTTTTTAGGTTAAGAAATCTGAGTTGCCAAGTTAAAACAAATCGCATAAATGATCCAGTATTTGCATCTTGAATAAAGGTTTCCATTCCCTTCTTCTCagtattatgttttttattattataggcTGCCTGTTGCATGTagccgttgtgggactaataaaggatttctgattctgagcAGAGCAAATGTGATGTGGACACGAAGCCGTTAAAAGCTACCTGTTGCACGTACAACTAATTGTGTAGGCCTGAGATATTGTAACAAAGAAAGTGACtatcttattatttaataaagaaagaaatgccaATGCTGCATTGAATATTAAACACAGAATCAAGTAGTAAGTGTTACGAGTTCGCTTCTGCTTCACAAACCTCAAAGATTCAAGTTGAACACGATGTCATTTGACTGCAAATGGAAACAAACGGTCCAGTTTTTCATTTCCGTCTCATACACCAATGTGTTGTACCAGTTACAGCTGTGAGTTATGTATTAAGGTCTCCCTGGTTCACTGAAAGTTTCCTCTTTCGTTCCAGATTTGTGAAGTTCTCCATGCCAAACATCCCTGACTTTGAGACTCTCTTCTCCCAAGTCCAGCTCTTCATCAGTACTTGCAATGGCGAGCACATTAGATATGCAACAGACACTTGTAAGTCCAGACTAACCAAACCTCTCACTCCATATTTTTAGGAAGCTAAATATGCATTTGTATCCTGCTGCGGTCTTTCCCTTTGAAGAAAAGCAGATTCCTACACTGAACAGTGTTGTATCGCATTGAGCGCATGTATTCTGATACACTATGTCGCACTTCTAAATGGTGCACGGTCTTTGCTAACTCGTATT contains:
- the nt5m gene encoding 5'(3')-deoxyribonucleotidase, mitochondrial; translated protein: MLLLFTSRLLGTRKTFLRHPFKRICVNMSSSSPSGKRLRVLVDMDGVLADFEGGFLKKYRARYPEDPYITLEDRRGFWVSTQYGQLRSDLCEKAISIWESKDFFIELEPLPGGVEALKEMAKMDNTDVFICTSPIKHYTHCPYEKYAWVEKNLGHDFLEQVILTRDKTVITGDILIDDKPDILGVEPKPTWEHILFTACHNKHLSVSPSQTRLLSWSDDWRAILDSKRQ